One genomic region from Legionellales bacterium encodes:
- a CDS encoding 3-oxoacyl-ACP reductase FabG: MFETTLFQDKVILITGGAKGIGRAIVEHFARLSAQVHFFYQSSQMLAQELMEQYPQQVQGYAVDITNPQQVQAAIDEILQKTDKIDILVNNSGIIRDGLFAALPIDDIKAVIDTNLIGTLQVTQAVVPHMMRKRSGKIINISSVAAEKGGRGQTNYAASKGAINAFTKSLAVELAKRNITVNAVAPGVIETSMSESVRDLAGNQVLEHILLNRYGQVDDIAHAVVFLASPYANYITGEILHVDGGFKMG; this comes from the coding sequence ATGTTTGAGACAACGCTTTTTCAAGATAAAGTAATTTTAATTACGGGTGGCGCGAAAGGCATTGGTCGAGCCATCGTTGAACATTTTGCGAGGTTATCGGCGCAAGTTCATTTTTTTTATCAGTCGAGCCAAATGTTAGCACAAGAATTGATGGAGCAGTATCCGCAGCAAGTACAGGGTTACGCGGTCGATATTACCAACCCGCAACAAGTTCAAGCCGCTATCGATGAAATCCTGCAAAAAACCGATAAAATTGATATTTTAGTTAATAATAGTGGTATCATTCGCGATGGTTTATTCGCAGCGCTGCCAATCGACGATATCAAAGCGGTGATTGATACTAATTTAATCGGTACCCTGCAAGTAACACAAGCAGTGGTACCTCATATGATGCGAAAACGCAGTGGAAAAATTATTAATATTAGTTCAGTCGCCGCGGAAAAAGGTGGGCGTGGGCAAACAAATTATGCCGCAAGTAAAGGCGCAATTAATGCATTTACTAAATCACTTGCGGTAGAATTGGCAAAACGTAATATCACGGTCAATGCGGTGGCACCTGGAGTGATTGAAACTTCCATGAGCGAATCGGTGCGTGATCTGGCGGGCAACCAAGTGCTCGAACATATTTTATTAAATCGGTATGGGCAAGTCGATGATATTGCTCACGCTGTGGTATTTTTAGCGTCACCTTATGCAAATTACATCACAGGTGAAATTTTGCATGTGGATGGCGGATTTAAAATGGGTTAA
- the fabL gene encoding enoyl-[acyl-carrier-protein] reductase FabL encodes MTKNLNDKVALITGGARGIGKATVRKLAMAGCHVIINYFNSSDEAETLCVEAEQFGVKALAVSGNVADADSVSDMFATIKQHFDHIDFLINNAASGVLRSAMKMKLKHWHWCMDTNAFALVLILQHAKAMMPRGSRVIALSSLGAIRAIPEYAFIGASKAALESMVRALSIELAPDDIAINTVSAGVVDTDALKHFPNRELLLKQFAERSLAGRQLTPEDVADTIYLLCLPEAAMIRGQTIFVDAGYSIIG; translated from the coding sequence ATGACCAAAAATTTAAACGATAAAGTAGCCTTAATCACAGGCGGTGCGCGGGGTATTGGTAAAGCTACCGTGCGCAAATTGGCCATGGCAGGTTGTCATGTCATCATCAATTATTTTAATAGCTCCGATGAGGCAGAAACCTTATGCGTGGAAGCAGAACAGTTTGGCGTGAAAGCACTAGCCGTTTCTGGCAATGTGGCGGATGCAGATTCTGTGAGCGACATGTTTGCTACCATTAAACAACACTTTGATCACATTGATTTTCTGATTAACAATGCAGCCAGTGGCGTATTACGCTCGGCGATGAAAATGAAATTAAAGCACTGGCACTGGTGCATGGATACCAATGCATTTGCCTTAGTATTAATTTTGCAACACGCCAAAGCTATGATGCCGCGAGGTTCGCGAGTCATTGCTTTATCAAGCTTAGGTGCGATTCGCGCAATTCCTGAATATGCGTTTATTGGCGCGTCAAAAGCGGCATTAGAATCGATGGTGCGAGCGCTTAGTATCGAACTTGCGCCCGATGACATTGCGATTAATACGGTTTCGGCGGGCGTTGTCGACACTGATGCCTTAAAACATTTTCCCAATCGCGAATTATTATTAAAACAATTTGCTGAACGTTCACTAGCGGGACGCCAATTAACACCAGAAGATGTGGCTGATACCATTTATTTATTATGTTTACCAGAAGCCGCCATGATCCGTGGACAAACCATATTTGTGGATGCTGGCTATTCCATCATAGGATGA